The genomic region ATCCTCCCCAGGATCGCAAGAACGATCCCGACATCGTGGCGGAGAGTTGTCAGCAAGGAGTGAAAGTCTGCGAGTATCTCGCGAAACATGGTAGCTGGGAGCCTGCGCAGCTGTACAGTGTGAATGTTCCAGTGAAGAAGGGAGTCCTGAACTCGAGGGTATCGTGGACGCAGATGCTGCAGAACCAGTGGCAGCATGGTGCTTGCTTCCAGGAGTTGCCGGACGGCAGTGGCGTGGATGATCCTGCGTCAGAAGAGGCCAAGCTTAGACAGCAGGAAAGTCGGCAGGATGGTGGCGAGGAAAATCAGGGTGCAACTCCGGAGAACAAATGGCGACACAGACATTTCAAGTGGGCGCCGAGGTTTACGGACGTGTACGAGAGTGTGCAGAAGCATGGTCCTGGTTCGGATGGGTGGGCTGTGGAGGAAGGAGAGACGAGTATCACGGCGCTGCGGGCGAACTTCATGCATGCTCCAGGCTTCGAGGGTGAGGTGAAGCTTTGAGTCGTGATATAGTCAGCACTGCCGCGAACGAGATCATGAACGATGGCGAGGTCCTCATTGAGGCGACATGGTTGCGAACGTTAAATCGGCCTGACTACTGTCTAGAAACCCAATAGAGATGACCACATCCTGCTTCTGTGCTACTGATCTATGAAGTTCAATCAAAAGCACTGAGGCATGTCCAGTACTCATGAAAGATCAGGCACGACCCACTCAGATCGCGCTAATAATGATAGCGCCGGCTGTGGCGTTTGACCATCTCTATTCTTGGCTCCCTGGGAGGCA from Fulvia fulva chromosome 2, complete sequence harbors:
- a CDS encoding putative tubulin--tyrosine ligase PBY1, translating into MHILVTNDDGPPSSTSSPYILPFVNYLEKADHTVSVIIPDSQRSWIGKAHMVGQDVRTEFYWPPSTAPEEHSSTTSVGDDGRYPWVLCNSTPAGCSQLGISHFFKDRGPIDLVVSGPNYGRNTTAVFALSSGTLGAALEASVCGHRAIALSFAFFDRKNDPDIVAESCQQGVKVCEYLAKHGSWEPAQLYSVNVPVKKGVLNSRVSWTQMLQNQWQHGACFQELPDGSGVDDPASEEAKLRQQESRQDGGEENQGATPENKWRHRHFKWAPRFTDVYESVQKHGPGSDGWAVEEGETSITALRANFMHAPGFEGEVKL